Genomic window (Roseivirga sp. 4D4):
AATAGAGAGCCCAAGTCGGTCACTAAAAACGACTCAATTGAAAAGGCAATGACGTTGATGATGACAAATGATTTTTCGCAACTTCCTGTAATGAATGGACCAAGTTCAAAGAGAGTTGATGGAATGATAAGTTGGCATTCAATTGGCTGGACAACCGCCAAAGGCAAAAAGGCAGAAAAAGTTCAAGACTGCATGAAGACGGATTGTACAATCATTTCGTATGACACTCCAATATTAGAAGCAATACATGTAATTAAAGAAAATGAGGTTGTACTTGTTCAAAAGATAGATCAATCAATTTCTGGATTACTCACAGTAACCGATATAGCGGATGAATTTTTTGAGTTAGCGGAACCATTTTTGCTAATCGGACAAATAGAAACAAGCATTAGAGTATTACTAGAAGACAAGTTTACCATTGAAGAATTAAGTGAAATAAAACATGGTGATGATGATAGAGATATTAGTTCTGTATCAGATTTGACCTTCAGTGAATATATACAGCTTATGAGAAAAGGTGATAATTGGAAGAAAATTCAAATCCCACTTGATAAAGACGAATTCACTAAAAGGCTTGATGAAGTGAGAGAGATAAGGAATGATGTTATGCATTTTTCCTCTGACAATCTAGACCCTGAACAGCAAAATACTTTAAAGCTTACTGCTCAATTCTTGAAAGAAGTATTAACAAAATAACTATTGCCAATAACACCTAT
Coding sequences:
- a CDS encoding CBS domain-containing protein, translated to MAYLPNKEITELAKLINKNGKAVKITPKKLLEYFGTSRRKTHVKWWIDKALRELKLKTQPDYKTAYLYGEIHLKRQRDATEQEDFVQRVRLLDAANREPKSVTKNDSIEKAMTLMMTNDFSQLPVMNGPSSKRVDGMISWHSIGWTTAKGKKAEKVQDCMKTDCTIISYDTPILEAIHVIKENEVVLVQKIDQSISGLLTVTDIADEFFELAEPFLLIGQIETSIRVLLEDKFTIEELSEIKHGDDDRDISSVSDLTFSEYIQLMRKGDNWKKIQIPLDKDEFTKRLDEVREIRNDVMHFSSDNLDPEQQNTLKLTAQFLKEVLTK